The region CAATTTctaattttgtttattttctcaATTCCCAAGATTCATTCCACCACCTACTCTCACTAAGAGACCCACCATTTTTGCCCTCACAACTCAATAAAAGATCACCACTGTCATGATGGTGGTGGGTGGGTTTTTCTAGACCTTATTCGTGGTTGTTATCCATGTATTGATATTTGGTTATGTCATTGGTAATTTTTCTAGCAATGAATTTCAATTATATTATCTTAGGCCAGTAGAGGAGTGATGATTGGGAAGAAGCATGGTCAACAATGGAGATTGttttttgcttgctttgttTTGGAGGTTGAATTATAGTTTATTATTTCCATTAGTCCGACAACAGACAAGAGAGATGAGAAGAATTAAGAGGCAGAGCTAGAAATCCATAACCATGAATGATTTGGGTTTCTACGGGGAGATAAAattagagaagaagaaaaagcttAATAGTAAAATttaacattaaaaaataaaagagcaaGCATAGGTCTGAATGATTTTCAGGCTCTGACCGAATCAGACCTAAGAGGTATTAAGTGGCTAGATATTTAAcaaaaacaaatgcacttaatggacTGAAatctgaaccattcagattcagacctctATTAAGTACAgacaaatgaggcctaaatcTCGTCAGAATGCAATTAAAATGTTACGGTTAACTCAAGAAACTGTTGCTCATCCTGTCTTGAGCTTTTACATTTCATGTCATGTAAATGATGCTTGTCACAACAAAGGCTTAAACTGGAACCAAAGAGATGAAATAGTTTCAATTCAATAGCTTTAAAAAAACCATTACAGCAGTACTGCAGCTGCAATTAATTGTGCATGTTATGAAATTATTTGGGCCAAATCCAACTAAAGTTCCTATAGGTAGTACAAAAAGATCTATGTTTGATCACTTTTGATCCACATTTCAAATGTTTAAAGTTGGGTCAGGGCCACAAACATTCAAGTACATCAACTAACCAATATAAGTATAATATTACTACTACTAATACTATCATTTTTCAATGTTTCTATACTATTTGAGATATTATTCTAACAAAGCTAAACAATTGTAAAAATTCTTTTACACCATCAAAGTTATAAGATCTATAAATTATAAATGCAATTGAAACCAATTTAGTTAAATTGAACGATCTTGAAAAAAGCTTTTATGGAAACATAAAGGCatttaacaatgaaaaaggaagATGATCTACCATATATAGATGAAACGAGGCTTCTCCACCTTATCCCTTTTTCAATAGAAAACAAGAAACATTACCTTACATAATAACCAAGCACCACATAAATCCAAATAAGCATATAGTAAAATAAGAATGTAATCTTgaattaatcttcttttttcttttcatcaaaACTTAAGGATCTTTCAGATTGGTCTTGGAGCTCGCAACGCCATCATAATTCGTGCTGTCATGAAAACCCCCAAATAAACCTCTTCCAAAGTTGAAGTCTTGTCCATCAGTTGAAGGCTGGTTATTACAACTACCAAATGGTCCATATGCACCTTTGTTAGTGCCAAATTTTATAGATGTCAAAACTGATGATGGCAACAAGTTTACTCGAGCTGCCATTGGACGCATGACAGTTTTTTGCGAACCACCCATCAAAGTAAGAAATTCTGATGGATAATCGAAGACAACTGCATGAAAATTATCACATTCATTAACACCGCCTATTTTGTTTGATAGAACAATTCTCATAGTACAAGAACTGAAGTGGATAAACTTTGTTTTGACCATAGTAAACATATACCCCAGCAACTTGGTCATGTCCCTTTTTTCATCCCAAATGGTTCCAAACGCTCCTCCCACTGGGCCACCTTTGATCATATCCATGTTTTCTCGTTTGTGAATTATAGGACTTGGAAGATCAAattaatattactattatatataagagggaatgtgaggacttttgtagtcctcacaataatttcccaaaattttaaaaactttttcattaattatttttatgtcctaattttatttatttaagtcaatttttttgttttttgtttttaaagtctacttttcaaaagtatCGAGCCAGGGACTTTTGTAaatcctcacaataattttcaatttttttttaaaactttttaattaattacttttaggtcctaatcttatttatttatgtcaatttttttgtttttgtttttaaagtctacttttcaaaatctatcgaacctcctacctcatttttcacgttctttgattttctgattggtgctcgatatccgcattttgagccaattaatccagataattcgcactgcatcgcgcctattcgagggagcgcttcctccaaagatttttttccatatccatgttcgaatccctaatccctaattaagagaggagcaGCTCCATCTGCTgaacaagttaaattatgtatttgtcttaaaagttcattaactatgtatagattatttatttagaattaaataacttcagaaaattaggatacataagttataatgtcaaattatggttccaaatttgatttgaattaaataatttcatcaaaatggaagttaaaatattaaaggagtggaatgaaaattttgcttttatataactacccacttgtgggactacaatgggtatatggttgttgttgttgttattgtacacttgtactaacacaaattatatttgtttagttaaaatatatcgcttttatatcttgagtttggtaGGCCCCGCCAGacgcctcacataactagtatatatatatataagaagatTTTGAGTTGTATTAATTAGCACTAGAGAGCGTTTTCATTGTCACATATATGTTGGTGCTTGATCTTCCATCTAAATCTCGAAAATAGTGGTATGACGCTTAGGTTCTCTCTCTCGATTAAATATTGTCGTTCAATGGATCAGTTTTCAATGCCCATTGATTTAATGAAAACATCATCTGGTGAAGCCTGCAAAAGGAGGTTTGACAGTTTTACTTCGTCCAGTTTGGAAACAatacttcctctgtcccaattaTGTGGAATCATTTGACTAGctacgaaatttaagaaagaaaagaagacacttaaaaatttgtggtccaaaacaatccttgaatatttatatggttgtaaattatctcataaagttaaattgtttctaaatatgaaaatgtcacattctttttgggatagactaaaaatgaaagtgtCCTACGTAGAGAtcgaaacagagggagtaattaatatgagtattttGCCACAATgcccatattaattgatgtttaGTCTTAGGTTCTGAGAAATGATTTGGGGAATACGtaattaataagggtaaaatatgattttttttttcttgatgtgttaaaaatgacaagtaaaagagaaagtatatttttaatgtagtggacaagtaaaagtgaacggatgAAGGAACATGTAAATTACACTAATGGTATAAAAGATTCATTACACTATAGTGCACAtaacttattatatatatatatatatatatatatatatatatatgactttatGTTCTATACACCCGACACAATAACAAATTAACTCTTCATATTTTGTTGCTCAACTAAAGGTCTAATAGAAATTCAGGTACAAAAAACTTCGTGCTTGATTTGCTCACCattaattcaaatattttaagttggcgCAGGACCACAAGCATTCATTTAACTACATGAAGTAACCATTATAAACATATTATCACTTTTACGATGCTTCAATTACACTATTGTTTGAGATATTATTCTGCTTtacatgagtagctaaacaatTGATTATGCGTGTGAAGAGACAATTCAACAACTTTTCCTAGTTTTGTGCGACCTTCTACGTCTAGAAAGGTAATATTTTCATGGTAATTCAGAGAAATAAATATTAAACTAATTAACTAAGAAATTTACAAAGGTTGTTGAGCTATCCATCTTTTAAACATATGAAAGCTCTCTTCACGTTTGTACTCGGGAGCTGTGTGTCCTGCTCcctaatgaaaaaaaaaaaaaaagaataacaaaaaCATTTGAAAAATGTGAGCATAATATAATTTTACTATTGAGATTGAAGACACTTTTACAAAAATACATGAGTACAAAACTCTTACCTTTACTGTTGCAAATGTCATATGATTAGAGAAAGACCTCGTGTAACTGCAAATCAAAACTGTATAATttagaatttcataacaatcataTCGTCTATCCAATTAGAACGAAAATCCAGAGAAGTAAAATTTGAAGAATCATACCCTGCAACTTGTCCGTCAATAGTCCATGGACGCCAATCATCAATAATAGAATAATTTAGATATTTTATCCATGTTTGTGTCGATTGGAAAGGAACAACCATGTCATGATCGCCACTgctcaaacaaaacaaaaaattgttaTGTATATGCTATATAGTAACTTCAGCTAAATCTTGTGCTTAAAACACAACTCAGAGAACCATAGCGTGAAAGTATCAAACCTGTATATAAGTGATCGATAACCTTTCGAACTAAGGTTTACATGGTAAGGtatactattcatgaaagttatTGTGTAAGTTGTACCTCCGATACTTTGCCTACATCTCGCCCATGGTCTTCTTATAGTTCCCTAATCAAAGAAGCacagaaaagaaaggaaaaaatctTTTAATATCTTGCACCATAATGCTAAGCAACATTTACTTGTAACTACacaagtactccctccgttcacttttacttgtctactttTTGActatgcacaccccttaagaaataataaatgaagtgcataattttccaatgtactcatattgattggtgcatatttttattgaatttgaaaaataatttgaagtgagtatttaatattatgggtaaaacaggaaaaaagaaattgtcttgtcttgatatgctaaaaatgacaagtaaaagtgaaaatctatttttgcaatactggacaagtaaaagtgaacagagggagtacaaatagaataaattgaaatacctttctaacatGGAGAGCCTCTTGAACTCTCAGGTCATTTGCCCAATAATTGGAGAGCTTGCGTGTGGCGACCTACAATcgaaaacatatatgtatatatacttacttaccctgcatttatctttttatcCTGAAAAACTCATCAAAGAGAACACGATACAGCTCTTCCATTCATTAAGATTATTGCATTTTACTTGATCTTTCTCCATATTGTTATTTAGAGGCGGCTCCAAGATTTTAAGTTATTGAATATTCATTCTTTGAAGTAATAGCTGAGAGGCTCACATGACTTTCGTGACAGATGAAGTCATCATGTTTTAGAAAGATCAAATCTTCTTCAAGAGATCTTCTTTCACCAGCAGTCAATTGACGCGGTTTGTGTACTTCAGAGTCTGTTCCGCAGAAAGGCTCTAGTATTTGCTGATCATTTATACCACTCACAAGCTGCAAAGTTGCATTACATGAACATTATGGTATTACCTTAGCTTAATTAGAGCCAATTCAAAATATAacgaataatatatatacacacaaaaaggaataaaaccttaccttcttgaaaatctttaagttttgtgAACATAGTGTATTGGTAGGATCTATGTTTCGGTATTCGCCTTTGCAAGTCTCTTTCAGTGACTGATACAAAAAGGTCCAAATTATTACTTTTGTGCCAAATTGTTTTGATATGATACAAAGTTTATACATGAAGGAAGATTGAACTAACCTCAAAAAGTTCATCAGATATTAGCCCCATACCATGACAGTAAGGAATTTGGTAATTGCTTTCTTCAGGAAATGTTTTTGGATTTCCAAGTGAATAGCCCTGAAAGGATATAACATCAAATTGTAAAACACTATTTTTTCCGTGCACAAGATATATGTTGAATGAAAGGATAGGAATAAAAAACCTTAAGGTTGATTAATGGCTCTTTGCCTGCTTCATTTCCTGCATTTTCATAACAAAAAACACTTTGTTATAATCTTATCTAAAACACTTTGTTTGAACATCTTCACTTCAACTAAGTGATGCTACAAATTCAGATTTGAAGAAGCAAAAACAAAATGTAGCTTTCTATATATTTTATCTAATACTCCGTATATGCAGAACTAATAATCAATAATACGATCTAAAGCATAAATTTGGCTCCGAGTATCCCCCTTAGTGGACCTAGTCGGGCATGAATTCGGATTAGTCAGACCAATATGGGTTTCGGATATCGGATGGCTAAACCAGAAGGAATTATAATAACAAAGCATATACTAAAGAGTAATGGAATGATGAAAATGACGACAACCTCATTATATGATGATACTAAATGGCCCTTACCATCTGATATTAGTTGAACAATAACTGGAACTGTAATGCCTGAATATGAATCCCCAGAAACATAGAAAGGGTTCGAAATGAATTCCGGATGATTAATGAACCACTGCAAAATAAATCGCGAGTTAGTTAGCAATACATCTCTGTTATATTTGGTTGCTACTTATTATTAGTGTCTTCATTTTCTCATGATTCATCCGTCTAGCTTTGTTTTTTCTCCCTATTTCTCTGTTTATTGTCATTATCCTTTCAATTTCCACTCTATATCATTTTGGAGAACTATAGCTTCAATACACAAAGCATAAAACCGATGGAGAAGCTACCTGGACTTTATTTTGCAAACAAGAAGGTGGATTTGTTATAATATTGGACTATGAACATCCACTGGTCAGTAAAATGAACCTGAATAATTAGTCCATATCACTCAATTACAAATCTCCCATGAACGGAGGCTGATGGAGCACCATTCAATGAGTTCAACTTAACCTTATATTCTCGATACAAaatatagatgtatatgtgaAATTCACTAAAGTTTCAACAAATATTAGATTCTGAACGTATAATTTAAAAAGTAGACAGTTAGTTCTTAAACGGTTGAGCTCTACAATTTTAAATTCTATATCCTCTCCGATGAACAATGGAAAACGAAGGAGTTTATTGAGGAATACATGAAAATGCAGAATTAACTCTGTTTACTAATTCATACTATGTATCTAAGTTCATGAACTTGGAATAGTTCTCAAATACCTTCCGTAGAAATTCATAGACCTGGTCGCACGCTTGTAGATCAGTACACATATACGCCTCTGAAGTTGTTGCATATGAAAACCCAGTATTTACAGGCTGTTCCAGGAACAATACGCTTGCAAACTACAAATGTAAGGAATACATTGatttcatgataacatgaagtGTGCATGAGAAATTGCGAATATATATGCATTTtggtaaagaaaaaaagaagctcTTTCGTATCACCTTTGTCCATGAATATGGACTTGAAACAAGAATCGGTAGGCTTCCATTGTATGCCTTTTGACCAAAAGCCAATGGGCCTAAAATAGAGAATTCAGAAgtcaattttcttcaaatatgATTCGCACATAATACaatcagacctctctataacacatcactataacaaccaagtTTTCTTTGGAGCCGATTTGtcattttatgttatattatattatatgttctctataacagcattttgCTATAGCAGCCACAAAAATCCAAAACGAGGCTGTTCTAGAGAGATTTGACTGTACCAAGCTTTTCCACATATATAGTAGCAGTATTGGCAGAGGCGGATCCAAGATTTAAACTCTATGGGTtcaattttaagatttttagtattgaaccaattatatttttaaagttatagGTTCATATCTACTGTTTATTACAATTTCAGTaatttttttacacataaatttatactcgtgtcgaaagtttggggttcaattgaaccccaaactaCAAGGCTAGATATGCCTCTGACTGTGTTGGTACATATCTAGACTCGTTTAGAATAGGACCCACAATATTTACTACTAATTCACTAATTAGAAAGTTTGATCAAACTTAATGCTTCTGTAATACTAACAAAAGCGTTCCTCAAATGATTTAAGTTAAACACAAACAGTTTAACTAGATTTGACAAAAAGTACATTTGAAAGTAAGCAGCTTCTGAAAGCTGGCTAAACAGTAGGATTGTAGGTCAAACATTGGATGAAAATGACAGCATACGTTGATCAATTGGCTCTTTCAAAGATGAATAATAACGATAACCATTCGAATAAAGATAACATCTAGACTATGAAAGTATGTTGCACATATTCAATGTGAGTTACTGTTGCCATAACTAACATACTATCACACAGGTTAAAGTAGACAAATAGTGTAAAAAATCTTTACATCGtcaatgtatataacttaaatttatCTAACACTTACCTACTTCATACGCCAACCCCGTAAAGGATGAGCAACCAGGCCCTCCTGTTAGCCATAACAAGAGCGGATCTTTTCTCGGGTCGGATTCTGATTTAACGAAGTAATAGAATAGTTGCACTTCCTCGgattttccaactccaatatatctaaaaaattcaaaatatattgatcacttcAACTAATTTGTTTTACTAGTATGTAATCAGTAAGTTctgaaaaatactaaaataagaaaacaattaTCCTTTGatcaaatgaaaatgaaaattcaaaagGAAACTAGATTTTATACAAATCTCAACTTGGAATTTTACAAGAGAACAAATGAGTGTTATTGTCAGAGGCGGAGCCACAAGTTAAAAGATTATGAGTTTACAAGTCTCGACGACCTTTCTAAGTTACTAGGTTCCATattaaaaatttatacatattaaatgaatttttaagATAAATACAATATCTAGACTAAAGTTATTGAGTTCCGCCAAACATGTGACTTAAACTCTGGCTCCACCGATGGTTAGAgccaataaactaaaaaaaaaaaaaaggaactaaaTATTTCATCTATATGACTCCTAGCTAACAATTATTTTATAACTTATCCTAGATAGTCGTAAAATAGGATTAGCAACGAATTATGCtatttagctacaaaatttatCTATCACTAATTGCAAAAATATAACTTACCCGGTCTCAAGATAAAAAGGAAGAGGACCATCAAAACCAGGAAGAAACTCAACAGTTGAGCCATACTGAGAAAGACTTTGTACATGTAGAAACAAAGTAAGAAGAAGATGAAACAATAGTGTCAAGCGAAAATTACACATGATTTTTCAACAAATGGATTGAGGGAGGCTTTTATTGATTCTAATGGATTTACCTCTTGAATTATCCGTCCATATATAGGCCCTTTTTCTCAAGAATTTTCACCTGTTGTCTTTTTCAAGGATTAgtttctttattttgaaaattttagtaatttagttgactcttaatattttatttgtgaGGATTGATATAATAAATCTACTCTCCTCGTCATCCCAGTTTTACATGACACCACttagattttgaaaatcaaacaatttttttatatatttttttaaaatttttgaatcaTCAATTATTTGTAATTTATAGTACCTTTTATATAAAAGTTCGtaaaaaatttacttttaaatttatgatcaaaatttaaaaataagctTTTAAAATTCAAACGATGTCTCATAAATTGAAATTACATGTTAAAAATGATAACATGGAAAAATACTTGTGGGTTATTTGATTGATGAGATAAAGGAATAACACTGTTGGGATATCTTACGGAAGTATATTATCCCGCATTTGGTAATGAGTACTATTAATTAGTCtcgatgatcattttgtaataAAATGGTGAGATTAGCTATTTTATATAATAGTAAAATAGCTAATCACATTAAATATTTCAATCGTAAAATATCTTTATCTATCCCATTTCACCAATCAAACGAACACGGTGCTGAATTTGGCGTCTATGAAAGAACACATAACACGCCACTTCAATATTGAGTGGCTCCCATTCGATTAATCTAATGCAGTGACGTTTGtgtgtatttttttaataaggaaTATTGAATCCCAAATCCCATCAGATCGGCGTTTTTGGCTTTTTGCCATACCACGTGTTTTTTGTCAATATGACACTAATATAGATGTCAAGCATAGTAGACGACTAAAAAAGGTAGCTCTGTTTTTTCctggtttgattttttttttttttttcggtgtTAGGTATTCGTATTAGAGTCCAATTATATCTGAAATCGCGTGTTGCAGGGCCAATTTTAAGGGTAGCATTCCCaacaaagatttttttcattCAGGACCGAACCTGAGTCCTCTGATTAAGGATAAAGGGATACCAGCCATCCCATCACAACCCATGTTACTCCCTCGGcccaatttatgtaatattttttattttttgagtgttagtttaattaatttttgaagttaaattaaATGCAGTTTACTCAAtatcttaaaattaaaatctgagatatttaaaaattatgtgaAAACCACTATAAATTACAAATTTTCTTGTATTAatattatgaaaaatatattctaaaatATTAGTCAAAGTTCACATAGTGTAAATTtcaaaaagcgaaaagtgtcgcATAAATTAAGACGGAGTAAACACTTCTTTTTATCTAGATATAGTTTCATAAACATCTCTTCAGTAtttcataacaataacaatacagtaatatttttgtgatttataatagtaaatttattttttatttaacttttttataacaatcttataatttatttattatcaatttaattttttggatAGTTAAATCTTTTTATTACCAAAGTAAGTTGTTatgaaaaacataaagaaacTATAGCCTGGACATGAAGGCCCATCATACTGCAAAATCAACTCTGTCCAACAAGCTAAGGATAAAAATTCAAATCTCTAATCCTAGGAACTAGCTTTCATTTTCAGATTCATACCATGGACGCAACAATtcaaacttttatttatataaatttgCAAACATCTTTTTTTGAGATTATTGCAATTACTTTGCTCCGTTCGTCCAAGCTTCATAGTTATCTAAAAATGATCAACATGCTTCATAGTTAGCTAACAAAAGTTGCCAAATATTCCCATTGTGACGATCTTGACTTTTATGATCCCTCCAGTGAGCTCAATAGATCAAGTTGGAGTACGATTTAGTAATTGCTACCTTAAacagaacaaaaacaaaaaaagtgtcGGAGGTATATTTTTCAGCTAATTCCTCGCTGTGAGTCCCTATAAACCCAAACACACACAgaatttccatatatatatatatatatatattgcaaagATTCCAAATTTTCCTTCTGTGTCAactctctttccttcaattctCAAAAACCCTTGTTTTCTGGTACTGTCActcttctttttctgtttttttccCCTGCAtatattgattcttgatttatAGTAAGTCTTTTACTGGTctttaaggcctcatttgtttgcacttaatggaggtctgaatcttaatcattcagatttagcccattaagtgcatttgtttataAGGTCTGAATCTTAATTATTCAAATTCAgcccattaagtgcatttgttttattttcttataaaacctCTTAATGGGTCTGAATGAATCAGATCTGCAGCAGAGTCTTAACACCATTCAGACTCATTAAAATATTATGTCTTATTCACAAAATCTTCCACGCCGCTACTGCACTTCTCTTCTTAGCAAAATTTTGACGCCTCTCTTCTCGGcaaaatcttatttatcttaaCCCAGTTCATAATTAATTTTGCACCAGAAAGATCAAATATGATTATTCATGTGcaataaaagtaaaagttacttcttctttttttggataAATCCACTGTGAGTAATTAATCCTCCATGTTGTGATGGAAACCTGCCCAATCTTGTTTTAGCCGTAAGAAATTTTGCAATTTTCGAACAGCGTTTTCTCTGTTGCCCCACttatggggaaaaaaaaaaaaagactgcCTTCTGGGATTAAGGTCTTTTGCAGatatatcattgttaaatatTTCTGTTACAAAAAGATTAACTTTTTGCCCAATTTATGGGTGATAAGAAACTTTGTTTTTTGTGTTTGAGGTTCAGTGTTGATGATTAGTACTGTGATAGAAATTTATGAGTTTGGGATCCATGGAAGATGAGCGCTGTTGGGGCCTTGGGGGTTCCACTTtctgataatttttttattaaaagattaACTTATGTTGAGTTCTTGAAAAAACCAGGttacaataattttttatattgatatataaattttatttgcatttcaGATAGTTTAATCTTTTTATCAAatataaatattcaaaatattattttctataataaaaaaaaatatttgttgaaatgagatttttatatattttaatgaAATAGTGTAATTCCACATGCACATTTAGCTATtgaaaacaaacagtcttaatcattcaataTTCAGATCTAGATACTATatcttaatattcagatgtgCATTTAGATTTAAATATCTAGATCTTAATACACATCTTAACATTCAGAtgtgtattcagattcagacgtcttaatcttaatggaaacaaatgaggcctaagtcTTTTACTGGTCTTTCTCAATCTAATTTTGTCCCTgggtatctttttttttttttttttgctcaaaagtTAGTCTCTTCATAGCTGAAAACTGCTTATGGTTTGCGTAAAATGAGAATGTTCtgggtggtttttttttttgtgaataaaTTTTTCTTACTATACCAATGCTATGAGTGAGTATCATCAAGCTGCAATTACTGTGGCATCAATGTTTTTGGTTTTatattgtttttt is a window of Lycium ferocissimum isolate CSIRO_LF1 chromosome 12, AGI_CSIRO_Lferr_CH_V1, whole genome shotgun sequence DNA encoding:
- the LOC132040425 gene encoding serine carboxypeptidase-like 17, which encodes MCNFRLTLLFHLLLTLFLHVQSLSQYGSTVEFLPGFDGPLPFYLETGYIGVGKSEEVQLFYYFVKSESDPRKDPLLLWLTGGPGCSSFTGLAYEVGPLAFGQKAYNGSLPILVSSPYSWTKFASVLFLEQPVNTGFSYATTSEAYMCTDLQACDQVYEFLRKWFINHPEFISNPFYVSGDSYSGITVPVIVQLISDGNEAGKEPLINLKGYSLGNPKTFPEESNYQIPYCHGMGLISDELFESLKETCKGEYRNIDPTNTLCSQNLKIFKKLVSGINDQQILEPFCGTDSEVHKPRQLTAGERRSLEEDLIFLKHDDFICHESHVATRKLSNYWANDLRVQEALHVRKGTIRRPWARCRQSIGGTTYTITFMNSIPYHVNLSSKGYRSLIYSGDHDMVVPFQSTQTWIKYLNYSIIDDWRPWTIDGQVAGYTRSFSNHMTFATVKGAGHTAPEYKREESFHMFKRWIAQQPL